From Thermoanaerobaculia bacterium, the proteins below share one genomic window:
- the nfo gene encoding deoxyribonuclease IV: MKYIGAHVSAAGGVQNAPLNAHAIGARAFALFTKNQRQWTAKPLTDDEIESFRNHCRELGYTAEHILPHDSYLINLGNPDPDGLKQSRDAFLDEMKRCELLGLTMLNFHPGSHKNEISEEQCMSTIAESINGALEKTRGVTAVLEGTAGQGGYIGYRFEHLAEIIEQVEDKSRVGVCLDTCHLFGAGYDLRTPEAYRTTMEAFDRIVGLPYLRGMHLNDSKVELGSRKDRHHSLGEGLLGWETFRLVVNDPRLDGIPLILETIDDSLWKKEIAALYGMIENRD, translated from the coding sequence ATGAAGTACATCGGAGCCCATGTTTCAGCTGCGGGAGGTGTGCAGAATGCTCCTCTCAACGCCCACGCCATTGGGGCCAGGGCCTTTGCACTTTTCACAAAGAATCAGCGGCAATGGACGGCAAAGCCCCTGACCGATGACGAAATCGAATCCTTCCGGAATCACTGCCGTGAACTCGGGTATACGGCGGAGCATATTCTTCCCCACGACAGCTATCTGATCAATCTGGGAAATCCCGATCCAGATGGATTGAAACAATCCAGAGATGCATTCCTGGATGAGATGAAACGCTGCGAGCTGCTGGGCCTCACGATGCTGAACTTTCATCCAGGCAGCCACAAGAATGAGATCTCGGAAGAGCAGTGCATGTCAACGATTGCCGAATCGATCAACGGGGCTCTGGAAAAGACCCGGGGCGTAACCGCCGTTCTTGAAGGAACGGCAGGTCAGGGAGGGTACATCGGATACCGGTTTGAGCACCTGGCGGAGATCATCGAGCAGGTGGAGGATAAGAGCCGCGTCGGTGTGTGCCTCGATACCTGCCATCTCTTCGGGGCGGGATACGACCTGCGAACGCCTGAAGCCTATCGGACCACGATGGAGGCCTTTGATCGGATCGTAGGATTACCCTACCTGCGCGGTATGCACCTGAACGATTCCAAAGTGGAACTGGGAAGCCGAAAGGATCGCCACCACAGCCTGGGAGAGGGGCTGTTGGGGTGGGAAACCTTCCGTCTTGTCGTCAATGATCCCAGGCTCGACGGGATCCCTCTGATTCTGGAAACGATTGACGATTCCCTGTGGAAGAAAGAGATCGCGGCCCTCTATGGCATGATTGAAAATCGTGATTGA
- a CDS encoding M64 family metallopeptidase — protein MSRYPVFLISMVVTLGLFAAPTFDEHFLDETMRIDYFHIGDSQEEIVTVDRIYRQGTWAGSVTQLEDTFDNGRYYVKVYDEAGTTLLYSRGFDSYFGEYQTTEEAGKGIKRTYHESALIPFPRHKVLVTLESRETKTKILHRIFQSVIDPDAYTVNRDPLLDGVTVFPVHVSGDPHVKVDIAVVAEGYTAGEAAKVKKDLDRFRETLFSMEPYKSQTKDFNILGVFFPSAQSGCDEPSYGSYRATAVGTTFDSLGSERYLLTEDNRALRDIAAHVPYDTLFIMVNSDRYGGGGIYNFYCTFTSDNQWFPYLLLHEFGHSFSGLADEYYTSSTAYNEFYPKGVEPTEPNITALLDPAHVKWSHLVKPGTPIPTPWEKTEFDAMDTAYQKIRQEINETLARMKREGAPEGEIQAVKEKSERLSRENAEKADQFLASSKYVGVVGAYEGAGYSSEGLYRSEIDCLMFTKGAKPFCAACEEAVRRVIAHYTK, from the coding sequence ATGTCTCGCTATCCCGTTTTCCTGATTTCAATGGTTGTTACCCTCGGTCTCTTTGCTGCCCCGACCTTTGACGAGCACTTTCTGGATGAAACGATGCGGATTGACTATTTCCACATCGGGGACAGCCAGGAGGAAATTGTCACCGTGGACCGGATCTATCGTCAGGGAACGTGGGCGGGAAGTGTGACTCAGCTGGAAGACACGTTTGACAATGGGCGTTACTACGTAAAGGTGTACGATGAAGCCGGAACGACTCTCCTCTATTCACGGGGTTTTGACAGCTATTTCGGTGAGTACCAGACGACGGAAGAGGCCGGAAAGGGAATCAAGCGAACCTACCACGAATCGGCTCTCATCCCCTTTCCCCGACACAAAGTACTCGTTACACTTGAATCGAGGGAGACAAAAACCAAGATTCTCCACCGGATCTTTCAATCCGTCATCGACCCGGACGCCTACACTGTCAATCGGGATCCCCTCCTCGACGGTGTGACGGTTTTTCCCGTCCATGTCAGCGGGGATCCCCACGTAAAAGTCGACATTGCCGTCGTCGCGGAAGGGTACACAGCGGGAGAAGCGGCCAAAGTGAAAAAGGACCTCGATCGATTCCGTGAAACCCTTTTCTCCATGGAACCCTACAAGAGCCAGACGAAGGACTTCAATATTCTCGGGGTCTTTTTCCCGTCCGCCCAGAGCGGGTGTGACGAACCAAGCTATGGCTCCTACCGGGCTACCGCTGTTGGCACGACGTTCGATTCCCTCGGTTCGGAACGGTACCTCCTTACCGAAGATAATAGAGCACTGAGAGACATTGCCGCCCACGTACCCTACGATACGCTCTTCATCATGGTTAATTCCGACCGGTACGGCGGCGGAGGCATCTATAACTTCTACTGCACCTTTACTTCGGACAACCAGTGGTTCCCGTATCTCCTTCTTCATGAATTTGGCCATTCCTTTTCCGGTCTCGCCGATGAGTATTACACTTCGTCCACCGCCTACAACGAGTTCTACCCGAAGGGGGTGGAGCCGACGGAGCCCAACATTACGGCACTGCTGGATCCGGCCCATGTGAAATGGAGCCATCTTGTCAAGCCCGGGACGCCAATCCCCACGCCCTGGGAAAAAACGGAGTTTGACGCGATGGATACGGCCTACCAGAAAATACGGCAGGAAATTAATGAAACCCTGGCCCGTATGAAACGGGAAGGCGCACCTGAGGGAGAGATTCAGGCCGTAAAAGAAAAATCGGAACGGCTCTCCAGGGAAAACGCCGAAAAAGCTGATCAATTCCTTGCCTCCAGCAAGTACGTGGGAGTGGTGGGCGCCTATGAGGGGGCAGGTTACAGCTCCGAGGGTCTCTATCGATCCGAAATCGATTGCCTGATGTTCACAAAGGGGGCCAAGCCTTTCTGTGCTGCCTGTGAAGAAGCAGTCCGCCGGGTTATTGCCCACTACACAAAGTAG
- the pfp gene encoding diphosphate--fructose-6-phosphate 1-phosphotransferase, with protein sequence MVITQKKLAILVGGGPAPGINSVIGAATIRSILEGAEVLGIRDGFKWIMRGDISHVHSLSIEDVSRIHFRGGSFIGISRDNPTKDPKHLEVAVTSLLRLNVDKLITIGGDDTAFSAMKLEEISNGRIRVVHVPKTIDNDLDLPQGYSTFGYQTARHIGVEIIKNLMVDAHTTSRWYFVVSMGRKAGHLALGIGKAAGSTVTVIPEEFPEEKIRIGHIVDILVGSIIKRLSYGRPDGVAILAEGLVEHMDERDLEVLLNVERDAHDHIRLAEVNFGEILKMRVQERLAEFGIKATIIAKNIGYELRCADPIPFDMAYTRDLGYCAANYILNDGNAAVVSIQGGNFIPLKFKDIVSPETGRMKVRMVNVNSEYYTIGRLYMLRLTRDDFDDPHQLAKLAATAKMTLEDFRKQFYYLIENDNLYRVPRDVDHVPEQGTGVEIG encoded by the coding sequence ATGGTCATCACACAGAAAAAACTTGCCATTCTTGTCGGGGGAGGTCCTGCCCCGGGCATCAACTCCGTGATCGGAGCCGCCACCATCCGCTCGATTCTGGAAGGTGCCGAAGTCCTTGGAATTCGGGATGGTTTCAAATGGATCATGCGGGGTGATATCTCTCATGTTCACTCGCTTTCCATTGAGGATGTGAGCCGGATCCATTTTCGTGGCGGTTCCTTTATCGGCATCTCCCGCGATAACCCGACGAAAGATCCAAAACATCTGGAAGTTGCCGTGACGTCTCTTCTGCGTCTCAATGTGGATAAGCTGATTACGATCGGGGGGGACGACACCGCCTTCAGTGCCATGAAACTGGAGGAGATCTCCAACGGGCGGATCCGGGTGGTCCACGTTCCCAAGACCATCGACAACGATCTCGATCTGCCCCAGGGATACAGTACCTTCGGTTACCAGACCGCCCGCCACATCGGTGTGGAGATCATCAAGAACCTCATGGTGGATGCCCACACAACCTCCCGCTGGTATTTTGTCGTTTCCATGGGACGGAAGGCCGGCCATCTGGCGCTGGGTATTGGAAAGGCGGCTGGGTCGACGGTTACGGTGATCCCTGAAGAATTTCCCGAAGAAAAGATCCGGATTGGCCATATCGTCGACATCCTTGTCGGGTCGATTATCAAGCGGCTTTCCTATGGCCGTCCGGATGGCGTGGCCATTCTGGCGGAGGGTCTCGTGGAGCATATGGACGAGAGAGACCTGGAGGTCCTTCTGAATGTGGAGCGGGATGCCCACGATCACATCCGTCTCGCGGAGGTCAACTTTGGAGAGATTCTGAAGATGCGGGTTCAGGAGCGATTAGCGGAATTCGGGATTAAGGCCACGATCATCGCTAAGAATATCGGATATGAACTGCGCTGTGCCGACCCGATCCCCTTTGACATGGCCTATACACGTGACCTGGGATACTGCGCGGCGAACTACATCCTCAATGACGGAAACGCCGCCGTTGTTTCCATTCAGGGGGGTAATTTCATTCCCCTGAAATTCAAGGACATCGTCAGCCCCGAGACGGGCAGGATGAAGGTCCGTATGGTCAATGTTAACTCCGAGTACTACACGATCGGGCGGCTCTACATGCTGCGGCTCACCCGGGATGACTTTGACGATCCTCACCAGCTCGCCAAGCTGGCCGCCACGGCCAAGATGACGCTGGAAGACTTCCGGAAGCAGTTCTATTACCTGATCGAGAACGACAACCTCTACCGGGTTCCCCGGGATGTCGACCATGTCCCCGAGCAGGGGACCGGGGTGGAAATCGGCTGA
- the recA gene encoding recombinase RecA, with protein sequence MSEPNENKDRAIKTALTQIERQFGKGAVMRLGEKPDIDIEIVKTGSISLDFALGIGGMPRGRVVEIYGPEMSGKTTLALHVIAQAQKTGGYAAFVDAEHALDAKYAKNLGVITDDLLVSQPDYGEQALEITEQLIRSGAVDVIVVDSVAALVPRAELQGEMGDAQVGLQARLMSQAMRKLAGIVSKSKTCVIFINQVREKIGVMFGNPEVTTGGRALKFYASIRVDIRRIATLKDGDRVTGSRTRVKVVKNKLAAPFQECEFDIDYGVGISHTGELIDLGVQHGIVEKSGSWFSYGQTRLGQGRENVKSFLQETPEIANEIEGKIREKLGIAG encoded by the coding sequence ATGTCCGAACCGAATGAGAATAAAGATCGTGCCATCAAAACCGCGTTGACGCAGATTGAGCGTCAGTTCGGAAAGGGAGCCGTGATGCGGCTCGGGGAGAAGCCCGATATCGACATTGAGATTGTCAAGACCGGATCCATCAGCCTCGATTTCGCGCTTGGAATCGGGGGAATGCCCCGGGGCAGAGTCGTGGAGATTTATGGTCCGGAAATGTCGGGAAAGACCACGCTGGCTCTTCATGTGATCGCCCAGGCGCAAAAAACGGGTGGCTATGCCGCCTTTGTGGATGCGGAGCATGCTCTGGATGCAAAATATGCGAAGAACCTTGGTGTGATCACGGATGATCTCCTTGTATCGCAGCCCGATTACGGAGAACAGGCCCTCGAGATCACCGAACAGCTCATCCGTTCGGGAGCCGTGGATGTCATCGTTGTCGATTCGGTAGCCGCCCTGGTGCCCAGAGCCGAGCTCCAGGGTGAAATGGGAGATGCCCAGGTCGGCCTTCAGGCCCGTCTGATGTCCCAGGCCATGCGGAAGCTGGCCGGTATTGTCTCAAAATCAAAGACCTGCGTAATTTTTATCAATCAGGTGAGAGAAAAGATCGGAGTTATGTTTGGAAATCCGGAAGTCACCACAGGTGGGAGAGCCCTGAAATTCTACGCTTCGATCCGTGTGGATATCCGCCGGATCGCTACGTTGAAGGATGGAGACAGGGTTACCGGAAGCCGAACCAGGGTCAAGGTCGTGAAAAACAAGCTTGCTGCCCCGTTTCAGGAATGCGAGTTTGACATCGATTATGGCGTGGGAATTTCTCACACGGGTGAGCTGATCGATCTGGGAGTCCAGCACGGCATCGTGGAAAAATCGGGATCGTGGTTCTCGTACGGCCAGACCCGGCTGGGTCAGGGTCGGGAAAATGTGAAGAGTTTTCTCCAGGAAACCCCCGAAATCGCAAATGAGATCGAGGGAAAGATCCGGGAAAAGCTGGGAATCGCCGGCTGA
- a CDS encoding 4Fe-4S binding protein produces the protein MAMKITDDCLACGACLPECPVDAISEGDPIYLIDPAICVECKGYAAAPRCVDACPTDAIIKAEEA, from the coding sequence ATGGCCATGAAAATTACCGACGACTGCCTCGCCTGTGGGGCCTGTCTCCCCGAGTGTCCCGTGGACGCGATTTCTGAGGGGGATCCGATCTACCTCATTGACCCGGCCATCTGTGTCGAATGTAAAGGGTATGCCGCGGCGCCCAGGTGCGTGGATGCCTGTCCCACGGATGCCATCATTAAGGCAGAGGAAGCCTGA
- a CDS encoding PaaI family thioesterase, which produces MSKEKKLQTNRRGGDLGRAEPGWSPLRNRRSVGGARPYIRAIQTADIVKIKWFVRDEDRALVGKCVFGAGAEGPPGHAHGGSIAALFDELMGASAWAAGYPVLAARVIADFHRPLPLGETVQWSAWVRNVKERKVWTQARLEGPDGTLFAEGRGLFIIVTSKHFGKHEAEARVILKKSGIDPDGKGFFEKDRD; this is translated from the coding sequence ATGAGTAAAGAAAAGAAATTGCAAACGAATCGGAGAGGGGGAGACCTCGGCCGGGCCGAGCCCGGATGGTCCCCCCTCCGAAACCGGCGGTCTGTTGGAGGAGCGAGGCCTTATATCCGGGCAATCCAGACTGCAGATATTGTGAAAATCAAGTGGTTTGTCCGGGACGAAGATCGTGCCCTGGTTGGGAAATGTGTCTTTGGGGCCGGCGCAGAAGGCCCTCCCGGCCATGCCCACGGAGGGAGTATCGCCGCCCTGTTTGACGAGCTCATGGGGGCCTCAGCCTGGGCTGCGGGGTATCCCGTTCTGGCGGCAAGGGTCATTGCCGATTTTCACCGACCGCTTCCCCTGGGAGAAACCGTACAATGGTCCGCGTGGGTAAGAAATGTCAAGGAAAGAAAGGTCTGGACCCAGGCAAGGCTGGAAGGGCCGGACGGAACGCTTTTTGCAGAGGGTCGGGGACTCTTCATCATCGTAACCTCAAAGCACTTCGGAAAGCACGAAGCGGAAGCCCGTGTCATTTTGAAGAAAAGTGGAATTGATCCTGACGGAAAGGGTTTTTTTGAGAAAGATCGGGATTAG
- a CDS encoding Na+/H+ antiporter NhaC family protein: protein MRVPFLVLVSFLSVSFLQAGIDAPRGAIAGYPVSITVSGIDEGLTAVTLDGIVLEPVQTREGVATFSLENLDSGRHVLTAGMEEASILVMPSWFAILPPLLAIILALVFKEVLIALTLGVFSGALLLVGFNPFSAAAMMADRYIRGGLAEPDHAAIVIFSMMLGGMVGIISRSGGSAGIVAFLLRYARGRRSAQVVTWLMGFFIFFDDYANTLIVGHTMRPLTDRLKVSREKLAYIVDSTAAPVASLAVISTWIGYEVSLIADGFTASGIDQNAYLFFIESIPYRFYPLLALLMGILVAASGRDFGPMLKAERRAEEEGLVLRPGAEPLSDLETEEENPAHWLLAVIPILVVILFTFGGLYANGLKHLAPGDSTSLRSVIMAADSFQVLLYASLLGLITAFLLSVSTKRLTVVKTVQATMEGFKAMLLAMVVLVLAWGINAVCQDLHTAEVIVGFTRNFLLPSLVPTVIFLSASAISFATGTSWGTMAILMPIAIPLSNASGSNALLLAGVGSVLAGSIFGDHCSPISDTTIMSSMASGSDHVDHVRTQLPYALAAGFVGILTGTLPVGLGMPVGFSLLLGTGAMVAIVFLAGKRVVRS from the coding sequence GTGAGGGTCCCGTTCCTCGTTCTGGTTTCGTTTCTTTCGGTTTCATTTCTTCAGGCGGGGATTGATGCTCCCCGGGGTGCGATCGCGGGGTATCCCGTTTCGATCACGGTATCGGGAATCGATGAAGGATTAACCGCCGTTACGCTGGACGGGATCGTTCTTGAGCCTGTTCAGACCCGGGAGGGTGTGGCAACCTTCTCTCTTGAGAATCTTGACTCAGGCCGCCATGTCCTCACAGCCGGAATGGAGGAGGCCTCCATCCTTGTCATGCCCTCCTGGTTCGCCATTTTGCCACCCCTGCTGGCCATTATCCTGGCACTGGTTTTCAAAGAGGTTCTGATTGCCCTCACCCTGGGTGTCTTTTCCGGGGCTCTGCTTCTGGTCGGGTTCAATCCCTTTTCTGCGGCGGCCATGATGGCGGATCGATACATCCGCGGTGGCCTTGCCGAACCGGACCATGCCGCCATCGTCATCTTTTCCATGATGCTCGGCGGAATGGTCGGTATCATTTCCCGAAGCGGGGGATCGGCCGGAATTGTGGCCTTCCTCCTCCGGTATGCCCGGGGGAGGAGGAGCGCCCAGGTCGTTACATGGCTCATGGGTTTCTTTATCTTCTTCGATGACTATGCCAATACCCTGATTGTCGGTCACACGATGAGGCCTCTTACGGACCGGCTCAAAGTCTCAAGGGAAAAGCTTGCCTACATTGTCGATTCCACGGCGGCGCCCGTGGCTTCCCTTGCTGTGATTTCCACTTGGATCGGATATGAAGTGTCTCTCATTGCGGATGGCTTTACGGCTTCGGGAATCGATCAGAATGCCTATCTATTTTTTATTGAGTCCATTCCGTATCGCTTTTACCCGCTCCTGGCTCTCCTGATGGGGATTCTTGTGGCGGCGTCGGGAAGGGATTTTGGTCCCATGCTCAAGGCGGAGAGGAGAGCGGAGGAGGAAGGCCTTGTCCTGCGACCGGGAGCCGAACCTCTCTCGGACCTGGAGACGGAGGAGGAAAACCCTGCTCACTGGCTCCTTGCCGTCATTCCGATTCTCGTTGTAATCCTCTTTACCTTTGGAGGCCTCTACGCCAACGGGCTAAAGCACCTGGCCCCCGGGGATTCTACCTCCCTTCGGTCGGTCATCATGGCTGCGGACAGTTTCCAGGTTCTGCTCTATGCCTCTCTTCTGGGGCTGATCACCGCGTTCCTGCTCTCCGTTTCCACAAAGAGGCTCACGGTTGTCAAAACCGTTCAGGCAACCATGGAAGGATTTAAGGCCATGCTTCTGGCGATGGTCGTGCTGGTCCTTGCATGGGGAATCAATGCCGTATGTCAGGATCTTCACACGGCGGAAGTGATCGTGGGGTTTACCCGAAACTTCCTCCTCCCTTCCCTGGTGCCCACAGTCATCTTCCTTTCTGCTTCAGCGATTTCCTTTGCCACAGGGACTTCCTGGGGAACGATGGCCATCCTGATGCCCATTGCCATTCCTCTATCCAACGCATCAGGGTCCAATGCCCTTCTCCTTGCTGGCGTAGGTTCGGTTCTTGCAGGCTCCATTTTTGGAGACCACTGTTCTCCGATCTCCGATACCACAATCATGTCCTCCATGGCGTCCGGTTCAGACCATGTCGACCACGTTCGAACACAGCTTCCCTATGCCCTGGCGGCCGGGTTTGTGGGGATCCTTACAGGGACCCTGCCCGTCGGTCTCGGGATGCCCGTGGGATTTTCTCTCCTTCTTGGAACAGGAGCCATGGTCGCCATCGTATTCCTGGCGGGGAAAAGAGTCGTCCGTTCTTGA
- the murB gene encoding UDP-N-acetylmuramate dehydrogenase yields MNEWVPVLKASGLEIRENVPLSTCTTMGVGGPARWILSPTCRRNAETMMSALTRHKIPWMVLGKGANTIFSDEGFPGAIIRLKGLLEKFRFQGNSVVAGGGVILHRMVCSAVERGLGGLERLAGFPSTVGGAVMMNAGCYGQSIEAAFDHAILITPEGASRTLLRSEAGFEYRTSSFSERGIIAYTVFQFGAQPVSTLRASMEEVLARRKESLPPGRHAGSVFKNPPGHKAWELIRACGLAGLREGMAEISTVHSNVILNRGSASATDIFTLARRMISEVRDRFGVVLEPEVKFIGFPPLV; encoded by the coding sequence ATGAACGAATGGGTCCCGGTTTTGAAGGCCTCAGGACTTGAGATCCGGGAAAATGTTCCCCTCTCGACGTGCACGACGATGGGTGTCGGGGGCCCGGCTCGATGGATCCTATCCCCGACCTGTCGGCGGAATGCAGAAACCATGATGTCAGCCCTGACCCGGCATAAAATTCCATGGATGGTGCTGGGGAAGGGAGCCAATACAATCTTTTCCGATGAAGGCTTTCCGGGTGCAATTATCCGTTTGAAGGGCCTACTGGAGAAGTTTCGATTCCAGGGAAATTCGGTGGTCGCCGGAGGCGGCGTCATCCTGCATCGCATGGTCTGCAGTGCGGTGGAACGGGGGCTGGGGGGGCTGGAACGGCTGGCAGGCTTTCCGTCCACGGTAGGGGGCGCCGTCATGATGAACGCGGGATGTTATGGTCAATCGATTGAAGCGGCCTTCGATCACGCCATTTTGATTACACCCGAAGGCGCAAGCCGGACCCTGTTGAGATCGGAGGCCGGATTCGAATATCGTACCTCTTCTTTTTCAGAACGGGGAATCATCGCATACACCGTATTTCAGTTTGGCGCTCAACCTGTCTCAACACTTCGTGCTTCGATGGAGGAAGTTCTCGCCCGGAGGAAAGAGAGCCTTCCCCCGGGACGTCACGCAGGTTCCGTCTTTAAGAATCCTCCAGGGCATAAGGCATGGGAACTCATCCGCGCCTGCGGGCTCGCCGGCCTTCGGGAAGGAATGGCGGAAATCTCCACGGTCCATTCCAATGTCATCCTGAACCGTGGTAGTGCATCTGCTACGGATATTTTTACTCTGGCCCGGAGAATGATTTCCGAAGTCCGGGACCGATTCGGGGTCGTATTAGAACCCGAAGTGAAATTTATCGGTTTTCCCCCCCTGGTCTAA
- a CDS encoding YccF domain-containing protein — protein sequence MSLIGNILWLILGGFIIFLEYMLGGFLLCLTIIGIPFGIQCWKMGILALWPFGRDVVQKERVSGCLGLIMNLLWIFLGGFWIVVTHLMFALLCAVTIIGIPFAIQHLKLAHLALVPFGREIR from the coding sequence ATGAGTCTGATTGGAAACATTCTCTGGCTGATCCTCGGGGGATTTATTATCTTTCTGGAATATATGCTTGGCGGCTTTCTTCTCTGCCTGACCATCATCGGAATTCCCTTCGGGATCCAGTGCTGGAAGATGGGAATTCTGGCCCTCTGGCCCTTCGGACGGGATGTCGTTCAGAAGGAACGGGTCAGCGGATGTCTTGGTCTGATCATGAACCTGCTGTGGATTTTTCTGGGTGGTTTCTGGATCGTCGTGACCCACCTCATGTTCGCCCTCCTCTGTGCCGTTACGATTATCGGAATCCCATTCGCCATCCAGCACCTGAAGCTTGCCCACCTTGCCCTTGTTCCGTTTGGCAGGGAAATCCGCTGA
- a CDS encoding alpha/beta hydrolase-fold protein, with product MKRYLPMLFLILMVMAGITTPLLLAGDSGKDIVIGKAYTISSKILNEERTILVYTPFGYENPEVRLPVLYLLDGEAHFHHISGLVQFFTKNGLISPMIVVAISNTDRKRDFTPTRVEKLPTGGGADQFLDFMEKELFPMVESKFRTQPYRILVGHSLGGLFAVHAFLSRPNLFQATFAISPWLVYDVQSTMNDLKVFVKKKSPGESFLYISTGNEEPEVVQSVKSFIQALEEAKVPDLVDVSEFFENENHGSVVHQSVYNGLRHLYKKWPITSDLVNLGVEGIEKKFQELSKEFGYEIPIPEGVLNLMGYYLLEMDRIEDAVSTFKRNVELYPESANVYDSLGEGLEALEQLEMAKKNYMEAIERAKKLKDPNLPIFREHLERVRQKLESEISMGEKKILKPGSPSSHPIY from the coding sequence ATGAAACGGTATCTACCCATGTTATTCCTGATCCTGATGGTGATGGCAGGCATCACCACCCCCCTTCTCCTGGCCGGGGATTCGGGGAAGGATATCGTGATCGGCAAAGCCTATACGATTTCCTCGAAAATACTCAATGAAGAGAGAACGATCCTGGTTTATACACCTTTCGGGTATGAAAACCCTGAGGTGCGCCTTCCCGTGCTCTACCTCCTGGATGGAGAGGCCCATTTCCATCACATTTCCGGCCTGGTCCAGTTTTTCACCAAGAATGGCCTGATTTCTCCCATGATCGTCGTGGCCATCTCCAATACCGACCGGAAGCGGGATTTTACGCCCACCCGTGTGGAAAAGCTTCCCACCGGAGGCGGAGCCGATCAATTCCTGGATTTTATGGAAAAGGAACTCTTTCCCATGGTGGAGTCGAAATTCAGGACCCAACCCTATCGAATCCTGGTGGGCCATTCCCTCGGAGGTCTCTTCGCCGTTCACGCCTTCCTGAGCCGCCCGAACCTCTTTCAGGCCACCTTTGCCATCAGTCCGTGGCTTGTTTACGATGTCCAGTCCACCATGAATGACCTGAAGGTCTTTGTAAAGAAGAAATCCCCGGGAGAGAGCTTTCTCTATATTTCTACAGGTAATGAGGAACCGGAAGTGGTTCAGAGCGTCAAATCCTTTATCCAGGCGCTGGAAGAAGCAAAAGTTCCAGATCTTGTAGACGTTTCAGAATTTTTTGAAAATGAAAACCATGGTAGTGTCGTGCACCAGAGTGTCTATAACGGCCTTCGTCACTTATACAAGAAATGGCCCATAACCTCTGATCTGGTCAACCTGGGTGTGGAAGGGATCGAAAAAAAGTTTCAAGAACTCTCTAAAGAATTCGGGTATGAAATTCCCATTCCGGAAGGTGTTCTCAATCTGATGGGATATTACCTCCTGGAAATGGACCGGATCGAGGACGCTGTCTCAACCTTTAAGCGAAATGTGGAGCTTTACCCCGAATCCGCCAACGTCTACGACAGCCTCGGGGAAGGGCTGGAAGCCCTGGAACAGCTTGAAATGGCGAAAAAGAACTATATGGAAGCCATTGAACGGGCCAAAAAACTGAAGGATCCCAACCTGCCCATCTTTCGGGAGCACCTTGAACGGGTGCGCCAGAAGCTTGAGAGTGAAATATCTATGGGGGAAAAGAAAATTCTGAAACCCGGGTCCCCTTCGAGCCACCCCATCTATTAA